The following are encoded together in the Candidatus Omnitrophota bacterium genome:
- a CDS encoding NYN domain-containing protein gives MGELFNNYAFIDSQNLNLSIKDQGWRLDYKRFCRYLKDKYKVSKAFLFIGYIPAQQALYTALQQQGYALVFKPTLDLKGGRVKGNVDAELVLHAMIEWNNYDKAVVVTGDGDFHCLIEHLKNNGKLERLLVPNQYKYSALLKKFGSDITFVTDLKERLGYLKQ, from the coding sequence ATGGGGGAGTTATTCAACAATTACGCTTTCATTGACAGCCAAAACCTGAACCTATCCATCAAAGACCAAGGCTGGCGACTGGATTACAAACGCTTTTGCAGGTATCTCAAAGATAAATACAAAGTTAGCAAAGCGTTCCTGTTCATCGGCTACATACCCGCACAACAAGCGTTATACACAGCGCTTCAACAGCAAGGATATGCTCTGGTCTTCAAACCCACGCTTGATCTTAAAGGCGGTCGGGTAAAGGGAAACGTTGACGCGGAGTTGGTGCTTCATGCCATGATCGAATGGAACAATTATGATAAAGCAGTGGTTGTGACAGGGGATGGAGATTTCCATTGCCTCATTGAACACCTAAAGAATAACGGCAAATTGGAAAGGTTATTGGTCCCAAACCAATATAAATATTCGGCTCTTTTGAAGAAATTTGGATCTGATATAACTTTTGTAACGGATTTGAAAGAAAGGCTGGGGTATTTAAAACAATAA
- a CDS encoding START domain-containing protein has translation MCLIIGFLFIFSSGLYAGENPWKLRINDQGVSVYTRKVDGSPILEFKGDMIVDAPLAKIVALFEDEKGLPVWYYQCTQARLLKDEGPQDKVLYIVLDLPWPVAHRDSIFRRSKSSDTNGAVSYSIKALPDELPLKKGMVRVQAINSVWRFTPLADGQTEIYFQQHSDPGGSIPALLVNRLVKDIPFNSFKNFRQFIKDSEK, from the coding sequence ATGTGCCTGATCATTGGGTTTCTTTTTATTTTCTCCAGCGGTCTTTATGCCGGCGAAAACCCCTGGAAATTGAGGATCAATGATCAGGGAGTTTCAGTTTATACCCGTAAGGTTGACGGTTCTCCTATCCTTGAATTTAAGGGGGATATGATCGTGGACGCGCCTTTAGCCAAGATCGTTGCCTTGTTTGAAGACGAAAAGGGCTTGCCTGTCTGGTATTATCAGTGCACGCAAGCCCGACTGCTTAAGGACGAAGGCCCGCAGGACAAAGTCCTTTATATCGTACTTGATCTGCCCTGGCCTGTAGCGCACAGGGACTCTATATTCAGGCGCAGCAAATCATCGGACACAAACGGTGCGGTCAGCTATTCCATCAAAGCCCTTCCTGATGAGCTTCCTTTGAAGAAGGGGATGGTCCGCGTGCAGGCGATCAATTCCGTCTGGCGTTTTACGCCTTTGGCAGACGGTCAAACAGAAATTTATTTCCAGCAACACAGCGACCCCGGCGGGTCTATCCCAGCACTTCTTGTTAATCGATTGGTGAAGGATATTCCTTTTAACAGTTTCAAGAATTTCCGTCAATTCATCAAGGACTCAGAAAAATAG
- the rho gene encoding transcription termination factor Rho, with protein MQRFLAGIPIDPQPRIRLEDGSKEFTMRAMDLICPIGMGQRGLIVAPPGSGKTTFLKHICQSIAKGHPDIKLYCLLIDERPEEVTEFKRNAAGEVHWSSSDQSYENHIEIADALMSKAYQEAGAGANVMIVIDSLTRLARVHNAQKASSGRTLSGGMDARSLQKPRSIFGSARKIENGGSLTILATILIETGSRMDEVIFEEFKGTGNMEIVLSREIANHRIFPAIDIKKSATRKQEILLEAGEYKQVEALRRALAQLGLVESAQFLFNKLQQYPTNKELLANQR; from the coding sequence ATGCAGCGATTCTTAGCCGGCATCCCCATTGACCCTCAACCGCGGATCCGCCTGGAAGACGGCAGCAAAGAATTCACCATGCGGGCCATGGACCTGATCTGTCCGATCGGGATGGGCCAGCGGGGGTTGATCGTAGCGCCTCCGGGTTCAGGCAAGACAACGTTCTTGAAACATATTTGCCAGTCCATTGCCAAAGGCCATCCGGACATCAAATTGTATTGTTTGCTGATCGATGAGCGCCCGGAGGAAGTGACGGAATTCAAGCGGAATGCGGCCGGTGAAGTCCACTGGTCATCATCGGACCAAAGTTATGAAAATCACATTGAGATCGCGGATGCCCTGATGAGCAAGGCCTATCAAGAAGCCGGGGCAGGCGCTAACGTGATGATCGTCATTGATTCCCTGACACGATTGGCCAGGGTGCACAATGCCCAAAAAGCATCAAGTGGCAGGACCCTGTCCGGCGGCATGGACGCGCGGTCGCTTCAAAAGCCGCGCAGTATTTTCGGCTCTGCCCGTAAGATAGAGAACGGGGGCTCGCTCACCATATTGGCGACGATATTGATCGAAACAGGCAGCCGCATGGATGAAGTGATCTTTGAGGAATTCAAGGGCACGGGAAATATGGAAATCGTGCTTTCAAGGGAGATCGCCAATCACCGTATTTTTCCCGCCATTGATATTAAAAAAAGCGCCACCCGCAAACAAGAGATCTTATTGGAAGCCGGCGAGTATAAACAGGTGGAGGCCCTAAGGCGCGCTTTGGCGCAATTAGGCCTGGTGGAATCCGCCCAGTTCTTGTTTAATAAATTACAGCAGTATCCTACGAATAAAGAATTGCTTGCTAATCAACGATAA
- a CDS encoding phosphomannose isomerase type II C-terminal cupin domain — MTSEISKRPWGQYHKFHQEPGVWVKRVEVNPKSRLSLQKHQHRSEKWIIVAGQGLAIVDQKEIPVKPGVVVDIPLGAVHRIGNTGDEKLVFIEVACGEQLTEDDIIRIQDDYARKCSDS; from the coding sequence ATGACCAGCGAAATATCCAAAAGGCCTTGGGGCCAATACCACAAATTCCACCAGGAACCCGGAGTTTGGGTCAAAAGGGTGGAGGTCAACCCCAAGTCCCGGCTTAGTTTGCAAAAACACCAGCACAGGTCCGAAAAATGGATCATTGTGGCCGGGCAGGGGCTGGCCATTGTTGACCAAAAAGAGATCCCTGTGAAGCCGGGAGTGGTGGTTGATATTCCCCTTGGTGCTGTTCATCGCATCGGCAATACAGGAGATGAAAAACTCGTGTTCATTGAAGTGGCCTGCGGCGAGCAATTGACCGAAGACGACATCATCCGCATCCAGGACGACTACGCACGTAAATGCAGCGATTCTTAG
- the hemL gene encoding glutamate-1-semialdehyde 2,1-aminomutase, with protein sequence MSFKNSSKIFAQASRVMVGGVNSPVRAFKAVGGNPFVTDHGSGARIFDVDKNAYTDYCLSWGALILGHNHPQAFKATKTGIGYGSSFGTTTKPEVEIAQFITKHVPSVDMVRFVNSGTEAAMSAIRLARGFTGRDKVVKFDGCYHGHCDDLLTTAGSGVAGLPASSSRGIPASHVQNTFSLPYNDINGLSIVIERHWKNIACVIVEPVAGNMGVIVPDKAFLRTLRTLTKKYGIVLIFDEVMTGFRTNSGGVQADLGIVPDMTCLGKIIGGGFPVGAYGGRKDIMRHLAPLGPVYQAGTFSGNPVVMRTGLAVLKNLTPAVYKDLNSKCERFADDLNQMLADNEIDAHLSHYKSMMSMRFRWGSVKNYADAKTASSDKTYARLFHHLLKNGIYWPPADLEAFFVSTQHTAKNLDHLSGQILKFFLQSKP encoded by the coding sequence ATGTCCTTCAAAAATTCCTCTAAAATATTTGCTCAAGCAAGCCGGGTCATGGTCGGTGGGGTGAACAGCCCTGTGCGTGCGTTCAAAGCCGTGGGCGGCAATCCTTTTGTGACCGACCATGGCAGTGGAGCACGTATTTTTGATGTAGACAAAAATGCCTATACGGATTACTGCCTGTCCTGGGGTGCTCTTATTTTAGGTCACAATCATCCACAGGCCTTCAAGGCCACCAAAACCGGTATTGGCTACGGCAGTAGTTTCGGCACCACCACCAAGCCCGAAGTTGAGATCGCCCAATTCATCACCAAACACGTGCCGTCGGTTGACATGGTGCGTTTTGTCAATTCCGGCACCGAAGCCGCCATGAGCGCCATTCGTCTGGCGCGCGGGTTCACCGGCCGCGACAAGGTGGTCAAATTTGACGGCTGTTATCACGGCCATTGCGATGACCTTTTGACCACGGCCGGTTCAGGGGTTGCCGGTTTACCGGCATCGTCCAGCCGCGGCATACCAGCCAGCCACGTGCAAAATACTTTTAGTTTGCCTTACAACGACATTAATGGATTGAGCATCGTCATCGAACGCCATTGGAAAAACATTGCCTGCGTCATTGTTGAGCCGGTGGCCGGCAATATGGGTGTCATCGTGCCGGACAAGGCCTTCTTAAGAACATTGCGGACCCTGACCAAAAAATACGGCATTGTGCTCATCTTTGATGAAGTGATGACGGGTTTTCGTACGAATTCAGGGGGAGTGCAGGCGGATCTCGGCATTGTCCCGGACATGACCTGCTTGGGCAAGATCATCGGCGGGGGATTCCCGGTCGGAGCTTATGGCGGCCGCAAGGACATCATGCGCCATTTGGCGCCTTTGGGGCCGGTCTATCAGGCCGGCACGTTTTCCGGAAACCCCGTGGTCATGCGCACCGGTCTTGCAGTATTAAAAAACCTGACACCAGCCGTCTATAAAGACCTCAACAGCAAATGCGAACGTTTTGCGGATGACCTCAATCAAATGCTCGCGGACAACGAGATCGACGCGCACTTGAGCCATTACAAAAGCATGATGAGCATGCGTTTCCGTTGGGGATCTGTCAAGAATTACGCGGATGCCAAAACCGCGTCATCGGACAAGACCTACGCCAGATTATTCCATCATTTGCTTAAAAACGGCATTTACTGGCCGCCGGCTGACCTGGAAGCATTTTTTGTGTCCACCCAACACACAGCCAAAAATTTGGACCATTTATCTGGCCAAATCCTTAAATTTTTCTTACAATCAAAGCCATGA
- the hemB gene encoding porphobilinogen synthase — protein sequence MNNRFRRLRAFKTLRKMTAETALTSHDLVQPFFVIEGKGKKQAIDAMPGIHRFSKDLLLKELDAYVKAGGKAGLFFGIPSQKDLKAASAVDPKGIVPQAVKAIKKHFPDFLVITDVCLCSYMSHGHCGIVQNGKIDNDKTLPILAQSALVHAQAGADIVAPSDMMDFRIAAIRNKLEKAGLVDTCILSYAAKYASAFYGPFRDAAHSAPEFGDRKTYQMDPTNSREALKEARQDIKEGADMVMVKPALAYLDIVSLLRRELTVPIVAYNVSGEYSMVKAAASAKGGSASGGKNSWVDEKALVLEILTGMKRAGADIIISYHAKDVLQKFL from the coding sequence ATGAATAATCGCTTCCGGCGTCTGCGCGCGTTCAAAACATTAAGAAAAATGACGGCAGAGACGGCTTTGACCAGCCATGATCTTGTTCAGCCGTTCTTTGTCATTGAAGGCAAAGGCAAGAAACAGGCCATTGATGCCATGCCCGGCATTCACCGCTTTTCCAAGGACCTTTTGCTCAAAGAACTTGACGCGTATGTCAAGGCAGGGGGCAAGGCAGGCCTTTTCTTCGGTATTCCTTCCCAAAAAGATTTAAAAGCCGCCTCGGCCGTGGACCCCAAAGGCATTGTGCCCCAGGCCGTCAAAGCCATTAAAAAACATTTCCCTGACTTTTTGGTCATCACTGATGTGTGTTTGTGCAGTTATATGAGCCATGGCCATTGCGGCATTGTGCAGAATGGAAAAATAGACAACGACAAAACCCTGCCCATTCTGGCCCAGTCCGCCTTGGTGCATGCCCAGGCCGGCGCGGACATTGTGGCACCGTCTGATATGATGGACTTTCGCATTGCCGCGATCCGCAACAAATTGGAAAAAGCCGGGCTGGTGGACACCTGCATTTTGTCTTACGCCGCCAAATACGCTTCAGCGTTTTATGGGCCTTTCCGGGACGCGGCCCACTCGGCCCCGGAATTCGGCGACCGCAAAACCTATCAAATGGACCCGACCAACAGCCGCGAAGCGCTCAAGGAAGCCCGCCAGGACATCAAGGAAGGCGCGGACATGGTCATGGTCAAACCCGCCTTGGCCTATCTGGACATCGTGTCCTTGCTCCGTCGGGAATTGACCGTGCCAATCGTGGCCTACAATGTCAGCGGGGAATACAGCATGGTCAAAGCCGCGGCTTCCGCCAAAGGCGGATCCGCCTCCGGCGGAAAAAACAGTTGGGTGGATGAAAAAGCACTAGTCCTTGAAATCCTAACCGGCATGAAACGCGCCGGCGCGGATATCATCATCAGTTATCATGCCAAAGATGTCCTTCAAAAATTCCTCTAA
- the cobA gene encoding uroporphyrinogen-III C-methyltransferase gives MKSSLKIGSRSSRLALAQVKEIVRLVEAQNSASLQYQLITYTTAGDRDKKTSLTRQPGDDFFTDTLDQALLKGDIDIAVHSAKDLPQHIPAGLEIFALTETLDDRDAWVGLRAFADLPKGTKVGTSSILRQKQIKELRPDVHIVDIRGTIEERIELVKQGKVDGIVVAACALKRLGLEKKIKDIFPWEGMALQGQLAVVGRAKDTALRNLFKAIDVRTRYGKVILAGAGPGDPDLITVKAIKALKKADCVFYDYLADTRLLNYAPQAEHIYAGKRKGKHTFSQEELSRMLKEKAMAGKNVVRLKGGDPLVFGRGADEITYLRSYHVPVSVIPGISSATGIPADLMVPLTARGIASSVAFISGHEEGEGATHTKPIPIPKVDTIIFLMGLTKLDMIVTSLKKAKWPDTTPIMIISKGTRPDERIVKGTLANIETAAKKSGLKPPALIIAGATVNFYQDVPGKNILYLGTNPSYYRKFGTIIHWPVIDIKPVIFDEKQRNKLEKDLARADLVVVTSRFGVECFMKTIKGDAFAGKKFAAIGSHTSDCLLEYGIIPFIVAQEETAQGLLEALLDVMDVKGKHILFPRSSLPNPFLKDALTENGAEVMEWAVYENVKPPKRDLPAVPIDQVIFTSPSTVKNFLADYGTIPAHWDILAKGPVTAKALKEAGYEPTTLLT, from the coding sequence ATGAAATCGTCTCTTAAGATCGGGTCGCGCTCCAGCCGTTTGGCTCTGGCCCAGGTTAAGGAAATCGTCCGTCTCGTAGAGGCGCAGAATTCTGCGTCTCTACAATACCAATTGATCACATACACAACCGCTGGTGACCGTGACAAGAAAACATCCTTGACGCGCCAGCCCGGGGATGATTTTTTTACAGACACCCTGGACCAGGCGCTTTTAAAAGGCGACATTGACATCGCCGTGCACAGCGCCAAAGACCTGCCGCAGCATATTCCTGCCGGACTGGAAATTTTTGCTTTAACTGAAACGCTGGATGACCGTGATGCCTGGGTGGGCTTGCGCGCGTTCGCGGACCTGCCGAAAGGTACAAAGGTCGGCACCAGCAGTATCCTGCGTCAAAAACAGATCAAAGAGTTACGTCCCGACGTTCATATCGTTGACATCCGCGGCACCATTGAAGAACGCATAGAGTTGGTCAAGCAGGGTAAGGTAGACGGCATCGTCGTTGCCGCCTGCGCCCTGAAACGCCTTGGCCTTGAAAAAAAGATCAAAGACATATTCCCGTGGGAAGGCATGGCTTTACAGGGACAATTGGCTGTGGTGGGAAGGGCCAAGGACACGGCCCTGCGCAACCTTTTCAAGGCCATTGACGTGCGGACCAGATACGGCAAGGTTATTCTCGCTGGTGCAGGCCCCGGGGACCCGGACCTGATCACGGTCAAAGCCATCAAGGCCTTGAAAAAAGCGGATTGCGTTTTCTATGATTATCTGGCGGACACGCGATTATTGAATTACGCCCCCCAAGCTGAACACATTTATGCCGGAAAACGCAAAGGCAAGCACACATTCTCCCAGGAAGAATTGTCCCGCATGCTCAAGGAAAAAGCCATGGCCGGCAAAAATGTTGTGCGGCTCAAAGGCGGGGACCCGCTGGTTTTCGGCAGGGGGGCGGATGAAATAACGTATCTGCGTTCTTATCATGTCCCTGTCTCGGTTATCCCCGGTATCAGTTCCGCCACCGGCATCCCGGCGGACCTCATGGTGCCCTTGACCGCCCGCGGCATTGCCTCGTCCGTGGCGTTCATCAGCGGCCATGAGGAAGGTGAGGGCGCCACCCATACAAAACCCATCCCCATCCCCAAGGTGGACACCATTATCTTTTTAATGGGGCTGACCAAACTGGATATGATCGTCACATCCCTTAAAAAAGCAAAATGGCCGGACACAACACCCATCATGATCATCAGCAAAGGCACCCGTCCCGACGAGCGTATTGTCAAAGGGACATTGGCAAACATTGAAACCGCGGCTAAAAAGTCCGGCCTGAAGCCGCCGGCTTTGATCATCGCCGGGGCAACGGTAAATTTTTATCAGGATGTTCCGGGCAAAAATATCCTATATCTGGGCACAAACCCGTCGTATTACCGCAAATTCGGCACCATCATCCATTGGCCGGTCATTGACATCAAACCTGTCATTTTTGATGAAAAGCAGAGGAATAAACTTGAAAAAGATCTCGCCCGTGCCGATCTTGTGGTTGTGACCAGCCGTTTTGGTGTTGAATGTTTTATGAAAACCATTAAAGGAGACGCGTTTGCCGGCAAAAAATTTGCCGCCATCGGGTCCCACACCTCGGATTGCCTTTTGGAATACGGCATCATCCCGTTTATTGTGGCCCAAGAGGAAACCGCCCAAGGGCTGTTAGAGGCCTTGCTGGACGTCATGGACGTCAAAGGCAAACACATTCTTTTTCCGCGTTCATCTTTGCCCAATCCTTTCTTGAAAGACGCTTTGACCGAAAACGGGGCCGAGGTCATGGAATGGGCTGTTTATGAAAATGTAAAACCACCCAAACGGGACCTGCCGGCCGTCCCCATTGACCAGGTGATCTTCACCAGCCCTTCAACAGTGAAGAATTTCCTCGCCGATTATGGTACAATACCGGCTCATTGGGACATTTTGGCCAAAGGCCCGGTCACAGCCAAGGCCCTCAAAGAGGCCGGCTATGAACCAACAACCTTGCTGACCTGA